In Novosphingobium kaempferiae, the DNA window CGCGAAGGTCGCGACCGGGCCGAAGCTCGGCGGCGCCCAGAACAGCAGGGTGAAGCTGATCGCGAAGGGCACCGAGGCGATCGCCATCAGCATCTGCCGCCGCCCCAGCTTCGTCACCGGCATCGCGTCCGAGTAGCTGCCGATCGAGGGATCGACGAGCGCGTTCACGGTCAGCGCGATGGCGATGGCCACGCCCGCCAGCGATCCGGGCAGGTGCAGCACCTGCGTGAAGTAGAACAGGATGAACATGTCCCAGACCGAGTTCTTCAAGGTCTCGGGAATGCCGCCTGCGCCGAAGGCGAAGCGGGTCTTGTGGTTCAGTCGGTCGTCGAGCATGGATTTCGGACCCCGTTCGCTGCAACGCAGCACTATTACCGGGATTAGAGTGGCTCAGCGCCTGCGTTTCAACGCAACTGCCGCACGATGACCACTATGAGGACAAGACCCTCTGTTCATCAGATGGACGCGCTGCGCGACCATGCGCGCACCCTCTCGGCCAAGAGCGCATGCATCGGCCAAGGTCGCCCGACCTTTCGGGCATGAGAAAGGGAAAGCGAATGTTCATGGTGCGTCGACGCCACGTCGAAAACGTCTCGAAGCTGGTCGCGGGACTGGAGCAGGCCCACAACGACCACATCGCCGCGTACAGCCGCACCATCGTCTCCAGCAACCTCATCGACGAAGACGGCAAGATGGCGGGCGTCCTTGCCATTTCGGGGCATGAGACGTGGGATTCGATCAACCACTACGTCTACGAGGATCCCTTCACCAAGGCGGGCGCCTATGCCGAGATCGAGATCAAGGAGCTGAACCTCTACCTCCTCGACGCCGCCTATGCCCGCGCGCCCGCGTGGCTGCTGGAGCGCAACCCCGATCTCGTCCCGCGCTTCACGCCGGTCGAGCGCGTCGGCGGGCGCTGAGCCAGCATCGGTTTTCGGGGTCGGTTTCGGGGGCGATTACCTACATGTCGAATCTGCTGGGGCCGCTCAGGCAGCGCACGTTCGCGCTGCTCTGGGGCGCGACGCTGCTTTCCAACCTGGGTTTCTGGATCCAGGATCTCACGATGGGCTGGCTGATCGCCGGCCTCACCAGTTCGCCTTCGCTGGTCGCGCTGGTCCCGGCGGCGGGGATGCTGCCGACATTCCTGTTCTCGCTGCCTGCGGGCGCGTTCGGCGACGCAGTCGACCGGCGGCGCTTCCTCGTCGCGGTGCAGTGCGCCTTCGTCGCGGTGCTGGCGATCTTCGCGGTGCTCGTCGGGATGGGCCGGATCGAGGTCTGGGGCGTGATCGGCTTCGCCTTCGTCCACGGCACCCTCGCCGCGATCTCCGCGCCGACGCGGCAGGCGATCCTGCCCTCCATCGTCGCCGAGGACGAAGTGCGCGGCGCGGTCATGCTGAGCGCGGTCGGCTACAACGGCAGCCGCGCCATCGGGCCGATGCTGGGCGGCTTCATCCTCGCGTGGTTCGGGCCGGTGGCGGCCATCGCCAGCTATGCCGTGTCGTGCCTCGCGGTGGGCATCGTGCTCTACCTCTGGCGCAACCAGCGCCAGCCGATGGGCCGGGTGCAGATCTACCGTCAGTCGATGGAGGGCATCCGCTACGTCTGGACCCACGCCGCGATGCGCCAGCCGCTGACGCTGACGAGCCTCTATTTCCTCGCCATCTCGCCGCTCTGGGCCTTCGCGCCGCTGATCGCGCGCCAGTTCGCCCACGGCAACACGCGCATCTTCGGGCTGTTCCTGATGGCGCTCGGCATCGGCGCGGTGATCGGCGGCTTCAACCGGCGGCTGACCTCGACCGCGCGGTTCGGCGTGGTCCTCGCCATCGGCGCGGTGTTCTCCGCCGTGGCGCTGGCGATCATCGGCGTCTCGCAATCGATGCCGCTGACGCTCGGCGGGTTCTTCATCGCCGGGCTCGGCTGGATCGGCGTCTCCGCCGGGATCAACAGCCACATGCTGCTGGAGGCGCGGGCCGACTACCGTTCGCGCGTGATCGCGGTGGTGCTGATCGTGTTCTCGGGCGGGCTCGGCATCGGCAGCTTCGCCTGGGGCCAGATCGCGCAGCGGATCGGGCTGACCGACAGCTTCCTGCTCGGCGCGCTGTGCCTGCTGGCGGTGGGCGCGGTGGCCTTCCTGCTCGACCGGGCGACGGGGCGCTCCTCCCCCGCCTGAGCGCCGCCCGCATGACGCCCCGCCCGCATGACGAACGCTCAGCCGCACCGCTTTTGAGAGCCGCGCGGCCGCGTCCTAGCCTTCCGGCATGAGCATCTCCCTCTCGATCAACGGCGAGCCGCACCGCCTCGACGTGCCCGACGACATGC includes these proteins:
- a CDS encoding MFS transporter; this encodes MSNLLGPLRQRTFALLWGATLLSNLGFWIQDLTMGWLIAGLTSSPSLVALVPAAGMLPTFLFSLPAGAFGDAVDRRRFLVAVQCAFVAVLAIFAVLVGMGRIEVWGVIGFAFVHGTLAAISAPTRQAILPSIVAEDEVRGAVMLSAVGYNGSRAIGPMLGGFILAWFGPVAAIASYAVSCLAVGIVLYLWRNQRQPMGRVQIYRQSMEGIRYVWTHAAMRQPLTLTSLYFLAISPLWAFAPLIARQFAHGNTRIFGLFLMALGIGAVIGGFNRRLTSTARFGVVLAIGAVFSAVALAIIGVSQSMPLTLGGFFIAGLGWIGVSAGINSHMLLEARADYRSRVIAVVLIVFSGGLGIGSFAWGQIAQRIGLTDSFLLGALCLLAVGAVAFLLDRATGRSSPA